The window GAGGCTGACCCCGGCGTGGCTGCCCGTCCCCTCCTCTCTTCAAGACAAGGCTCCTCAAAGAGCGAGGGCAGCGGTGCTCGGGAGTGCGCTGCAGGCACTCGCTCAGGGGCAGCTCAGCCTGGGGATGGCTCACCCCAGGGGCGGTTCTGTGATGCTTTGACTGGGTCATCCTTAGACCATGCAACCTcggagaggcaggaggagagccCTGAGCAGCCCCTCTGTGACCCACGGACCGAAACCCCATCTTGTGTTGCATCACAGGAGAGGCAAGGTGCAAAGCTGAAACGCGTGGCTCCTCCAGTGAACGGTCTGGCGTGTTCTCGGGTGCAGGGAGCTGTGATCAGTCCTACAGGAGACGGGGCTGTGTCAGGACTCGGAGGTGttgctgcccctgccctgcagctgggTTATCATTCTGACGTAAAGGAAAATTCCTCCAGTTGTCCTGCTCATCTGCCAGCATCGTCCTCGGGCGGCAGCGAGCGCCACGAGCCAGGACTGGTCTCTAGATTTAGATTTAATGGCTCTGAAACGTTTGTGGAAAAATGTGTCACTGATAGAGAGAGCTCCAAACCAGGGACTGCTGGAGTGGAGGAGGCCAGCCCTGCACTGGGTGACTTGGCAcatctgcaggcagaggaaggcagcGATGGCAAACTGAGTAACGGAGAGCAAAATACAGAGCCTGTGGTGAGACCCTCTTTACACGGTGACTTTGTTTCTCAGAACAGGATAGACACCTCTGAAGAAAGTGTGCAGCTGAGGGAGAGGAGCCCAGCAACAGAACCAGAAGACGCACATCAGCCACTGAGAGAGACCCAAGAGTTCAAGACACGCGGAGATGAGGAAGTGCAGAGCACACACAGTGAGACGACAGACACTGCTTCCGATTTCGAAGGTGACGTAGCTGATGAGAGCGTGGAGATGGATGGATGTTTCAGAGGTGCCAGCTGTAGGGAGGTGGCTGGGAAAGACGactcctgccccagcagcactgagatATGTGGTGGGGTTAGATCAAAATCAGAGGCAGACAACCTGGCCTGTGTTGTGGACCTCCCTGCAGTCGCAGTGATGGGCACTGCACCTCCATCCCAGAGACAGGGACCACACTCACCACTGTCCCAGAAAGCAGGTTCTGCTCGGCCTGTGTCCTCTGTTGAAACCAACAACCCTTTGGTGATGCAGCTGCTTAAGGGGAACCTTCCTTTGGAGGAAGTTCTCCCCGTATCTCACGCCAACATGAAGCTGGAAGTTGCGCAGCCACCGCTGGACAAGCCCTCAGAAAGCCTCTCCCTGCAAATGGAGAGAGGTGGCAGTTGCTATTTTGGAACAGAATCTTCTCCAGATGTAGGAATAAAGACGAGTGCCCTGAGCAGGAGCGATGACTTCCACTCAGTGAGATCTTCCACAGATCCCCAGGAGAACAAGTGCGGATCAGGGGCAGCACTGCCTGGAGCAGAGGATGCGGAGGATCAGTCTATTCCAGAGAAACATTCCAAAGTTGGCTCGACTCTGAGGGGCCAAGACCAACTGGCAGCTGTGGGAGGTGCCTCTCAGAAGCCTGAAGATCCGGGCCCTCGGGAAAgaaccttttcttcctgtagctTTGAGGAGCAAAAGGAGTTGCCCAAGGTCCATCGGGTGCCACAGCACAACCCGTTAGCAAGCGTCACCACAAATACAGGTCCGGAGGAGTTGAACACCTCCAATGAGCCTCGGTTTTTGTCTCCAACTGTAACTTCTCTTGGTCCAAATCAGACAGGAGGTGCCTCGGTCAACAAAAACTATGCTGGAGTTCAAGGCAAAAAACTCTTTGGTTCTGGTTTCGCTTGCAGCGCCAGTGTTAGACTGCACCACCCCAGGGCTTTGGATCAAGCTTCGGCCATAGGAACCTTGTCCCCCAGCAAACAGACTCCTCTGGACAAGAGCTGTGCCCCAGGAGAGGGAATGCCGGCTGCGAGGGAGGAGTGGGCCTCGaagcagcaccccagcaccctgggaggaaggagaaatgagaaCGTGGTGAGCGGCAGCCCAGGCAAGGGGAACGCGGAGAACCAGAAGGAGCTGACTGAGCACTTGCAGAGTGTCCCGCTGGGAATGGACTTGCCGTTCTTTAAGTTTTCaagggaagcaggaaaaggCCACAGTCACCCTTTGGAGCCCTCTTCCATCCCCTCACAGCTCAATATCAAACAAGCATTTTATGGGAAGCTTTCTAAGCTGCAGCTTAATTCCACCAGCTTTAATTATTCATCCAACGCTCCAGCTTTTCCGCGCAGCCTGGCTGGCAGCGTGATGCAGCTGAGCCACAAAGCGAACTTTGCTGCGAGCCGGAACTCGGCCCTGTCGGTGCAGATgtttgctgacagcagcagcgtTGACGAGATCTCCTTCAAGTGCTCCTGCAGCCTTAAAGCCATGATCATGTGCAAGGGCTGCGGGGCCTTCTGTCACGACGACTGTATAGGACCCTCTAAGCTGTGTGTATTGTGCCTTGTGGTGAGATAATAAATTATGGCCATGGGACAGATTGTATATTCAGTGTGTGTATTTTGATAACGACTGATGCTAAAGCCTGTACACAAAGTACTCTTCTGTTTATAGTAGAAATGCTACTACACTTTGTTGTGGTGAGGAACGTTGACTTGCCTTCCCACGAAGATCTCCAGTGCAAAACCCTTTGGCTCACGGTTACACTCCAGTCTCGGGCTGTGTCCCATTGGATCCATCCTCTTGCTTCCTGCTGTATGAAGGTACCGACTGTGCCCTGCTGCCCGTGCTGAGGCAAACACCCGAGGGAGAGGCAGTTTGTGGCAACCCGTGGACCCTGCGTTGAGGAACTCGTTGCATCCGAAGGAACTGGAACAGGCTGTTTCTGTTTCGGGGCTGCGTTAGGTGAGGCCCTGCAGTCTCCTGCTGTCCCCTTCTGCCATCTCCGTTCTCAGTGTGCTGGGAAGCACTGCTGGGCCCTTGGTGGAAGcggagctgctctgcagggacgGTCCTCGGCGGTCTTTGGATGCTCCAGCAGAACATGGTGCCCAGTAAAGGATGCTGCAGGCGGCTGCGCAGTAACCGAGCGCTGCACGGAGCCCATGGATGCAAGAAGAGGGGAAAACGAAGTAAAAGCATCAGGTAGCAACCGAACGCCTCTGGTGTGCGGGGCTGAGCCCGTGTCCTGGTGCCGTGACTGCCCTGAACTGGGGTGAAGCCGTGGAGGTTCCCAGCAGCTCATTCCCGTGGTCTCTGCGTTGCAGCCCTGCAGCGAGGCCCTGGACGTGTGAGCCCCTGCAGGTGCCCCCATGATCCGTGTGAGCTCCATCAGCATGGGAAGCAGGgggctttcctttctttttttttttatattttcattcttggATGTATAAAGTGAATTATTTGGCTCCTGTAAGTACCCTCTATGCATCTGTTTGATCATGTATTTATATGTTGTACACAGTACTGGCCAACTCTGTAAATGGATGTAATGTACATAGAACATAaagggttctttttttttttttccttggatttCCAGGCTCTCGGCAGTATTGCATTAAAGTGGTGTTAGTTATTAACCTGCCTCTGGAGTCGGAGCCGCTGTGTTCTGTCCCCCCTCAACACAGGAAGGTGTCTCCGGGCTCCGATGGCTCTCCCTGCGCCGGGTGTCCAGGCTGGGCCGTGCGGGCAGACGTGCCCGGTGCCTCCTCCAACCTGGCGCTGGTTGTTGCTGTGACTGATCTCCTGGAGCTTGGCTGTAGCTGCACGAAGGGGAGCGCCTCGTGCACCCACTGAGAGCAAACCCGGGACTCCTCCTCTTTGGAGCACTTACCTATTAAGAGAGAATTGCCTCAGTGCAGGGAGGAGTCTCCTGTTCCATTCAAGCAGTGTTGTAGAAGAATTGTAgggggtttctttttatttttccttctagtCCCTTTTCTAGCTCTGTCCTACCTCCCTTGACCATGCACTTGGGTTTTAACAGTGCAAGTCCCTGTTTGAGATGCGAGCCGGAGGGATGCAACAAGTTTAGTCTCCAAAATGGTTTTATCAGCCTCATAttgtgggatggggagagacCAAGGCCGGGGGATGGCCGGGAGCACGGAGGTGCTGAGGGCTTACCAAAGACGGGAGCGGAGCCGGGGCTGGCTCGGCCGTGTCCCGGTGGCAGTGGTCTGGGTTGCAGAGCCCTCGGGGTCTGCTCATGTATGTCCCTTGTGgtattggaaaaataaacactctGTAAAACCTCCTGTTGTGGTTTCAATCCTCTTCTTCTGAAGCCATCCCCTGCGCTCCCCGAGGCAGtaactgcttttcctctcctctttcttagCAGGGAGGTTGCAGAGCCCGGCTCAGGTGGGGGGGAGCTGCCTCGGCTTCATTGCATGGATTTTATGCACTCGCAGGTGACGAGGACGCAGCAGACACCGAGTGGCTCTTGGGAACCGGTGACCCCGAAGGCTCCAGAAGCTGCAGCGGGGCCGTGGGACGCTGCAGGAGCGAAGGCTGCGGCTGCAGGAGCCCCCGCGGTGCCGGGGTGGTGGTGACGGGTGGGGAGGtgcctgtgggcagcagcaccgAGCCCAACCCAGTGTCACCCggcagcttgtgctgctgctgtcacagcttTTATGCTACCATTGCACCCAGTTGTTGGATAAATGGGTCTGAAAAGGGTTTTGAAGGAGGGTAACAACATGACACCAATTACACTGTTGAAAGTACCCATAAACGCACTGTATCGATAcatcccttctctctttcttttttccaggtaGTAAGAGCAGCATGCATTACTACGTTAGACACCTGGGTTCTGGTCTCATCATGCGGATCTTGAGCAGGGCAGAGGTGACCTGGCGGATTGGGCAGAGGGGCTGTGCGAGTGCTTGGATCCATTTGATAACCCAATCTCTGACTTCCCTGCGCTCCGAGGGGCCGCAGcggggcagagcagcagcgATGGTGCCGGTTCTCCTTGTCCTCCCGGTCACTAatgctggtggtggtgcagaAGTGCAGCAGCTTGATTTACAATTCATGGTAAGGGGGCAAAGCCAAGAACTGCTGCATCTGAGTGCACAGGAAGCTCTGGCCCAAGCGTGGGTTTATGGTTTTATGGCATTGCTCCCACCGGGAGTCAGgatttatgtgtgtgtgaacGTCAGTCCCGGCTGCAGCCCCTGACTCTGGCAGGGTCTCTGCAAACAGGGCTGGAAACACCCAGATAATCAAAATACACCTAAAATAAGGAATGCAAAAACTAAGTAGAGTTATTACTTAGGGAAGATGTAAACCTAATAACCAATACATCTCTGTTTTACTGGTGTGCTGGAGGGTGAGGTCAGGATCAGTTCTCTCTAGAACGGAGGACGCTGGAGCTTTCAGGAGCGAACCCTGCTCACGTCAGAATTTCCCACagagaaatacacatttattttctccattacGTGTCTCTGATAAACAGCAGCTCTTCTCTCTCTCAGAGGTTCTGCTCTTTGGAGCCAGCTctgtggcagagctgcctgtggaTGGAAGGGACTGTCCAGACACCTGTGACACGGAGCTGTGGCAGCAACACCAGGTAATTCTGAAGGTGCTGAAGTTGTTTTGCACACTGGTGTGACCACACACCACCAATCCCCACGGCTGCCACCTGAAATGTGGGAGCAAAGCTCATCCGGAGGCTTGGCTGTTCCTGATCCCGGCTGCATCACGGACACACAGGAGATGCTGCACCCGCACGTGCTGCAGAGCTCTCACGTTGGCTCTGTGTGCGCTTGTACATTAATGAACTACTACCAGAGACCTGGAggggggctttggacaagggcctgtagggacaggacaaggggaatggctttaacctgccagaggggagattgagatgagctctgaggcagaagctcttccctgtgagggtgctgaggtgctggcacagggtgcccagagaagctgtggctgccccatccctggcagtgttcaaggccaggttggacacaggggcttggagcaacctgctccagtggaaggtgtccctgcccgtggcaggggctggaactggatgagctttaaggtcccttcaccccaaaccactctgggattctgtgatactgtGGAAGAAGTGGGGCAGCCACTGATACAAATCGGGAGGTTTTATCTACACAGCGCTTTGAGATAAACATTTTACGGATGCAAAGGTTTATTATACTTAGTGAATAAAGCTGATAatgaaaaatcaggtttttcCATGAGAGGGAGAAACTTTCCACAGACTTCAAtgaaaactcctttttttttcctcacaaaaacCAGACACGTCACAAATTTGTCAAAATATAAGTTAAGCATCAAATCTGTGCCCGGCCCCACTGGTGAGCGCTAACGCTGCTCTCTGGTACCCGCAGTGGCTGTTCCGGGATGGGATGCGCAGCTCATGCCAAAAGTACCGACACATCAAGTTGGCTTTTGCCTTTTAACACCTAAATTTAGGCCCCGCTTTGGTGGCCGGTGGCACCGACCCCTCGCACTGCggggccagggctggggagcGCCCAGTGCCGGCAGCACCCGCGGGCTTGACAGTGGAGGAGAAAGCCCTTCTTGTTATACAGTGTTTATTAAGTAGATTCAGTCTTATATATGATATAcagattcaaaagaaaaaaaaaaaacaaaaaaaaaggagataaaaacccaaaaaggaTTCCACATACTTATGAAATCAGTGCATTTAGCAAGTAATACCATGGAGATAACAGCTTGATTAACAGCTCATTGGTCTTTGTTAAGTGAGGGGAACAGGGAGTTGGCCTGTGCTAATCATTCCACGAACAGAACAGAATTAAGTTGCATCACATATATAATAGACACACATTctaagaattaaaatattaagcCACATTTACTGGAAAAATCCACAGTATAGAACACAAATAACTCTTATCAAGCTCGTTGAGGAGGAAGTGCTCATCTGCTTAAGAGCCACATTAAGTTGCATAGGTGCCTATCTGCAAAAATATCATTTCAAAAGGAATCAATTGATTAAGCAATAAAGTGTCACCTTAAAAGCCGGATTAAGTGCCATATGCTTTCTACCCGAGCCTCGGGAAAGCGCCGGCTTTCCAAAGAGCCGCTTCCTTTCGGAGCCTCCCGCGGGACGCGCTCCCCGCCTCGCAACCCGAGGTCAGCTTGGCCGATCTCATGGTTCGGAAAAGGCTGATCCCAATCCTGGGGGTGGGTTTTATCCCTCCCGCTTCCCCGCAAGTCCTCCCTGGCGTGGTGTGACCCCTGCTCTGAGCTCGGCAGCTCTCGGATGGGGACGGGGAGCAGCGGGACCGTCTGCTCCGCATCAGCTCCACCTGAACCGATCCTAAACTGACCATGGGGGACAACAGAATCCCTTGTGCAAACCCCACCGCTGCTGCCGGGGGGTtcaggtttgg is drawn from Strigops habroptila isolate Jane chromosome 13, bStrHab1.2.pri, whole genome shotgun sequence and contains these coding sequences:
- the ASXL1 gene encoding polycomb group protein ASXL1, encoding MKEMKQRRKKERTWAEAARLVLENYSDAPMTPKQILQVIEAEGLKEMSGTSPLACLNAMLHSNSRGGDGLFYKLPGRISLFTLKKDALQWSRNLSVPEGEELEDTADAESCESNEASTVSGDNDVSLDETSSNASCSTESQSKGPATTRESHRTTSQTTKQKKKTGVMLPRVVLTPLKVNGAHMESASGFTGRHADGESSSTSSSSSSSLALCKATLRSRTEINRDPPQLLRGIRKPTAGQMKRNRGEDIDFETPGSILVNTNLRALINSRTFNALPSHFQQQLLYLLPEVDRQVGADGLMRLSGSALNNEFFTHAAQSWRERLADGEFTHEMQVRIRQEMEKEKRVEQWKEKFFEDYYGQKLGLTQEESQEQSLVQEDAENRTGLSAKGEARLPRGPSTRQRDGHFRKRSRADLRCRARRSLYKLREPEQVEASKETAAVGQEPAVQKETKPETDLKKDDETSPSPAALKPESSELPLSPETSKLHSKSEDPSLAAANRIPSLPQENSAREPKDQKRKCFEEAASASFPEKKPRLEDRQSFRNTIESVHPEKPQPTKEEPKVPPIRIQLSRIKPPWVVKGQPTYQICPRIIPSTEPPSRGRAGARTLADIKARALHARAQREAAAAIGGGGGPGGGRGPDEGGGGGGEPSGRAGHRRSKRTHGKRSADLQRTQLLSSLHLNGEEADPGVAARPLLSSRQGSSKSEGSGARECAAGTRSGAAQPGDGSPQGRFCDALTGSSLDHATSERQEESPEQPLCDPRTETPSCVASQERQGAKLKRVAPPVNGLACSRVQGAVISPTGDGAVSGLGGVAAPALQLGYHSDVKENSSSCPAHLPASSSGGSERHEPGLVSRFRFNGSETFVEKCVTDRESSKPGTAGVEEASPALGDLAHLQAEEGSDGKLSNGEQNTEPVVRPSLHGDFVSQNRIDTSEESVQLRERSPATEPEDAHQPLRETQEFKTRGDEEVQSTHSETTDTASDFEGDVADESVEMDGCFRGASCREVAGKDDSCPSSTEICGGVRSKSEADNLACVVDLPAVAVMGTAPPSQRQGPHSPLSQKAGSARPVSSVETNNPLVMQLLKGNLPLEEVLPVSHANMKLEVAQPPLDKPSESLSLQMERGGSCYFGTESSPDVGIKTSALSRSDDFHSVRSSTDPQENKCGSGAALPGAEDAEDQSIPEKHSKVGSTLRGQDQLAAVGGASQKPEDPGPRERTFSSCSFEEQKELPKVHRVPQHNPLASVTTNTGPEELNTSNEPRFLSPTVTSLGPNQTGGASVNKNYAGVQGKKLFGSGFACSASVRLHHPRALDQASAIGTLSPSKQTPLDKSCAPGEGMPAAREEWASKQHPSTLGGRRNENVVSGSPGKGNAENQKELTEHLQSVPLGMDLPFFKFSREAGKGHSHPLEPSSIPSQLNIKQAFYGKLSKLQLNSTSFNYSSNAPAFPRSLAGSVMQLSHKANFAASRNSALSVQMFADSSSVDEISFKCSCSLKAMIMCKGCGAFCHDDCIGPSKLCVLCLVVR